Proteins from a genomic interval of Oreochromis aureus strain Israel breed Guangdong linkage group 6, ZZ_aureus, whole genome shotgun sequence:
- the sfrp2 gene encoding secreted frizzled-related protein 2 yields the protein MRALTPTVAVLWVITMPCLQAIHGLYNFGQHELFYKKNNCKAIPANLLLCHDIEYTEMRLPNLLGHETMNEVLQQASSWIPLVQKQCHPDTRKFLCSLFAPVCLDDLDEPIQPCRSLCENVKRGCAPVMSAFGFPWPKMLDCERFPLDNDLCIPPASIDSTAPATKEAPRVCDACKETDENDNEIVENLCKNDFALKIKVKEIAYINGDTKIVPDTKSKAIYMVNGVTERDLRKTALWLKDGLQCICEEMDDINAAYLVMGQKMDGHLVITSLKRWQKGQREFKRISRSVRKLQC from the exons ATGAGAGCTTTGACTCCGACCGTGGCGGTGCTGTGGGTGATAACAATGCCCTGCCTGCAAGCAATCCACGGACTGTATAACTTCGGCCAGCATGAACTATTCTACAAGAAGAACAACTGCAAGGCAATCCCTGCGAATCTCCTGCTTTGCCACGATATAGAGTACACGGAGATGCGCCTCCCGAACCTGCTCGGACACGAAACCATGAACGAAGTACTGCAGCAAGCGTCGTCTTGGATCCCGCTGGTCCAGAAACAGTGTCACCCGGACACGAGAAAGTTCCTCTGCTCTCTTTTCGCTCCGGTCTGTCTGGACGATTTGGACGAGCCCATACAGCCGTGCAGGTCTCTCTGTGAAAACGTCAAGCGCGGCTGCGCGCCCGTGATGTCCGCCTTTGGCTTTCCGTGGCCAAAGATGCTGGACTGCGAGCGCTTCCCACTCGACAATGACCTGTGCATACCGCCTGCAAGCATCGACAGCACTGCGCCAGCCACCAAAGAGG CGCCCAGGGTGTGCGATGCTTGCAAGGAAACCGATGAAAATGACAACGAAATTGTTGAGAACCTCTGCAAAAATGACTTTG CTctgaaaatcaaagtgaagGAGATCGCCTACATCAACGGCGACACCAAAATAGTGCCGGACACGAAGAGCAAGGCAATCTACATGGTGAACGGCGTGACGGAGCGAGACCTCAGGAAGACGGCGCTGTGGCTGAAGGACGGGCTGCAGTGTATCTGCGAGGAGATGGACGACATCAACGCCGCATACCTGGTCATGGGCCAGAAGATGGACGGCCATCTGGTCATCACCTCGCTGAAGCGCTGGCAGAAGGGACAGCGCGAGTTTAAAAGGATTTCACGCAGCGTCCGCAAGTTACAGTGCTAG